In a single window of the Drosophila albomicans strain 15112-1751.03 chromosome 3, ASM965048v2, whole genome shotgun sequence genome:
- the LOC127565512 gene encoding uncharacterized protein LOC127565512 — protein MTSSRRIMNVDDANRFNALYISPVLQRMIKDLLVPHITMLEKMENATELTMIQCTVPRPSSDWWPIYSFKTYACDKVDIRGVLVLTHNYIKSMPPELKMLNDTFKVFADNQISRYNLAENDIETCNAYHLANKMFSDMYVFVVYYINHLQRLQENRRKKLMKACRPNKIKARIELLIYDQYIYSEHQKALRRLKRVTQNACSLFGLAEKLFIE, from the exons aTGACCTCGTCACGAAGAATAATGAACGTCGATGACGCAAACAGATTCAATGCATTGTACATTTCCCCAGTGCTGCAACGTATGATAAAAGATTTACTGGTCCCACATATTACCATGTTGGAGAAGATGGAGAATGCAACTGAATTGACAATGATACAGTGTACGGTGCCTCGACCAAGTTCAGATTGGTGGCCAATCTACAGTTTTAAAACCTACGCTTGTGATAAGGTTGACATAAGG gGTGTCTTGGTGCTGACgcataattatataaaaagcatGCCACCGGAACTGAAGATGCTTAATGATACTTTCAAAGTGTTTGCCGACAATCAAATAAGTCGATATAATCTTGCAGAAAACGATATAGAAACATGTAATGCATATCATCTGGCCAACAAGATGTTCTCAGACATGTATGTCTTTGTAGTTTACTATATTAATCACCTGCAGCGGTTGCAAGAAAATCGTAGAAAGAAATTGATGAAGGCTTGCAGACCGAATAAGATTAAAGCTCGTATAGAACTATTGATCTACGACCAGTACATCTATAGCGAGCATCAAAAGGCTCTAAGGAGATTGAAGAGAGTAACGCAGAATGCCTGTTCTTTATTCGGCCTAGCAGAAAAGCTGTTCATCGAGTGA